One genomic window of Sphingobacterium oryzagri includes the following:
- a CDS encoding glycosyltransferase family 2 protein encodes MPLVSFILPAYKARFLAEAIASILAQRVPHWELVIIDDASPEDLKAIVDTFADPRIRYYRNAKNIGGRDLVEQWNYCISYAAGEYLVLAADDDIYHPDYLKTCLDLAATYPDVNLIRARVAVIGEKNELLNIDGSTPTYCSKHAFLYYWLRATVFTCIGNYMFKTNALKDKGFVNFPSAFCSDAATAILLAEDGVANTQDMLFSFRISGIHLSSSKAQLDKKLEANTQFYSWLLDLNYERPIDELTAFFYKENNKSYIYSKCVYDYYNQVIKFLPWYKFSAIWDCQLLSTKDKWKMFARFTVNKLLGK; translated from the coding sequence ATGCCCTTAGTTTCCTTTATTCTCCCCGCTTATAAAGCTCGATTCTTAGCTGAGGCGATCGCGAGCATTCTTGCGCAGCGTGTACCTCATTGGGAATTAGTGATCATCGATGATGCTTCGCCGGAAGACTTAAAAGCGATTGTAGATACGTTTGCCGATCCGCGAATCCGCTATTATAGAAATGCCAAAAATATCGGTGGCCGCGATTTGGTGGAGCAATGGAACTATTGCATAAGCTACGCTGCGGGAGAATATCTCGTTCTGGCGGCAGATGATGACATCTATCATCCTGATTATTTGAAAACTTGTCTGGATTTGGCCGCTACTTATCCTGATGTTAACCTGATACGAGCCCGAGTAGCGGTGATTGGCGAGAAAAACGAACTGTTGAATATAGATGGCTCAACACCAACATACTGTAGCAAACATGCTTTTTTATATTACTGGTTACGGGCGACCGTCTTCACTTGTATAGGAAATTACATGTTCAAAACCAACGCACTAAAAGATAAAGGATTTGTTAATTTTCCGTCTGCTTTTTGTTCGGATGCAGCTACCGCAATTCTCCTGGCCGAAGATGGCGTAGCCAATACACAAGACATGCTTTTTTCTTTTCGTATATCCGGAATACACCTCTCTAGTAGCAAGGCGCAGCTAGACAAAAAACTAGAAGCAAACACGCAGTTTTACTCGTGGCTCCTTGACTTAAATTATGAAAGACCGATCGATGAGCTTACTGCTTTCTTTTATAAAGAAAACAATAAAAGCTATATTTATAGTAAGTGTGTTTATGATTATTACAACCAAGTGATTAAGTTTTTGCCTTGGTATAAGTTTTCGGCTATTTGGGACTGTCAATTGTTATCAACGAAGGATAAGTGGAAGATGTTTGCACGGTTCACGGTTAATAAATTGCTGGGAAAATAA
- a CDS encoding acyltransferase family protein — MQDQKGQKATSEIIEMLRFPLIILVVFVHMLPFEQKSIPWDGTWYTAYVLITELISHHIGRLAVPLFFIFSGYFFFLKIDNWNRKIYIRQIKKRLLTLLLPYILWNFIFIVAVFLKNVAMKNIGLAYDENYNLINTTAIYDLFWLMPINYPLWYLRDLIAMVILSPLFFFFFKILRGYGFLVLLVVYLSTWETDIPGLSTTAFFYFGFGAFVGLFNINVLTYVLSYGKALLAIAIVALCLTTFFSNHHLNEYLLRVFVIFAVPATFYIFFQLRHYKRLKTTLMRLAAPVFFIYALHIIYILNWLKGGVARTFLANSSLGLLISYFIVPFICVAITLGIYGMLKKSMPKTLAVLTGSRAN, encoded by the coding sequence ATGCAAGATCAAAAGGGTCAGAAAGCGACCTCAGAAATAATAGAAATGTTACGTTTTCCACTTATCATTTTAGTGGTATTCGTACATATGTTACCTTTCGAACAAAAGTCAATTCCTTGGGATGGAACTTGGTATACAGCTTACGTATTAATCACAGAACTCATTTCCCATCATATCGGACGTTTAGCTGTTCCTCTTTTTTTTATTTTCTCAGGATACTTTTTCTTTTTGAAGATCGACAACTGGAATCGCAAAATCTATATCCGACAAATAAAAAAGCGTTTGCTTACCTTGCTTCTTCCTTACATTTTGTGGAATTTCATATTTATTGTTGCGGTTTTTTTGAAAAATGTTGCCATGAAAAATATAGGTCTAGCATATGATGAAAATTATAATTTAATTAACACCACTGCTATTTATGATCTTTTCTGGCTTATGCCAATCAATTATCCATTATGGTATTTACGGGATCTTATCGCGATGGTTATCTTAAGTCCTTTGTTTTTTTTCTTTTTTAAAATATTAAGAGGGTATGGATTTTTGGTGCTGCTAGTAGTATATTTGTCCACCTGGGAAACTGATATCCCAGGTCTTAGTACAACAGCTTTTTTTTATTTTGGATTTGGTGCGTTCGTTGGGCTATTTAATATCAATGTGCTAACATATGTGTTATCGTATGGAAAGGCTCTACTAGCCATCGCTATTGTAGCGCTGTGTCTCACCACTTTTTTTAGCAACCACCACTTGAATGAATATCTGTTACGTGTCTTTGTAATATTTGCTGTTCCAGCTACGTTCTATATTTTTTTCCAGCTTCGTCATTACAAACGATTGAAGACAACATTGATGCGACTTGCAGCACCAGTATTCTTTATCTACGCGTTGCATATTATTTATATCTTGAACTGGTTAAAAGGTGGGGTAGCGAGAACATTTTTGGCAAACTCAAGTTTAGGATTATTAATTAGCTATTTTATTGTTCCATTCATTTGTGTGGCGATTACCTTGGGAATCTATGGCATGTTAAAAAAAAGTATGCCTAAAACGCTTGCTGTGCTAACGGGAAGTCGTGCGAATTAA
- a CDS encoding glycosyltransferase family 2 protein encodes METLVEKQILVSIIVPVYKVERYLSICIEDIRAQSYSFLEIILVNDGSPDGSASICDAYAAKDNRIKVIHQENAGVSVARNVGLDHATGDYIAFVDSDDRIHHLFIELLLQHIGTHKLIYCGYDLFDQDAEVNPMDLLSIPAEPAQIDNDPLGKLVDVLQILYVVPWNKLYAKSLFEKVRYPVGKVHEDEYVIHELLSQVQTAVHLKIPLYYYRRRQGSITADATNQQGYRYKTEAIYLRRNFFKSIGRETDFITLNTALLKRFMLPTIKNDDKIWSKVSFADLFKENHLSLPVRLLLALKKMCYPLYTWLAKTGKRFMRGAD; translated from the coding sequence ATGGAGACGTTAGTGGAAAAACAAATACTTGTTTCGATCATCGTTCCCGTTTATAAAGTGGAGCGATACCTTTCGATTTGTATCGAGGATATACGCGCGCAATCCTATTCTTTTCTGGAAATTATCTTAGTAAACGACGGCTCGCCAGATGGTTCTGCCAGCATATGCGATGCTTATGCTGCAAAAGACAACCGTATCAAAGTTATTCACCAGGAGAATGCTGGTGTTTCCGTTGCGCGAAACGTTGGGTTGGATCATGCTACAGGAGATTATATCGCTTTTGTGGATAGCGACGATCGTATACACCATTTGTTTATAGAGCTGCTGTTGCAGCATATCGGAACGCATAAATTAATCTATTGTGGTTATGATCTCTTTGATCAAGATGCCGAAGTAAATCCAATGGACTTGCTGTCGATACCGGCAGAACCTGCGCAGATCGATAACGATCCGTTGGGAAAGCTTGTTGATGTATTGCAGATTTTATATGTGGTACCATGGAACAAACTTTATGCAAAAAGTTTGTTCGAGAAGGTAAGATATCCTGTCGGAAAAGTGCATGAAGATGAGTACGTCATTCATGAATTACTAAGTCAGGTACAGACGGCAGTTCACCTAAAGATACCATTGTATTATTATCGCAGAAGACAAGGAAGCATCACAGCGGATGCGACAAACCAACAGGGGTATCGTTATAAAACAGAGGCCATTTATCTACGACGGAATTTTTTTAAATCGATTGGGCGCGAAACGGATTTTATTACGCTCAACACGGCTTTGCTTAAGCGTTTTATGTTGCCAACCATAAAAAACGACGATAAAATATGGTCGAAAGTGAGCTTTGCTGATCTTTTTAAAGAAAATCATCTGTCATTACCCGTGCGGCTTCTTTTGGCGTTAAAAAAAATGTGTTATCCACTATATACCTGGCTTGCGAAAACTGGTAAACGTTTTATGCGAGGAGCCGATTGA
- a CDS encoding glycosyltransferase family 2 protein, translating into MKKLTIITINFNNGSGLKRTFDSVFEQSMQDFEYIVIDGGSSDSSKQLIEQRQHQIDYWVSESDRGIYHAMNKGIAKASGEYILFLNSGDSFHNASVLANSFPSLKDYDILTGDLNVVSESGMSRVLIAPESLSLYSFYRYSLAHQSSFIRRLCFSELGGYDEDVKITADWKWFVLAVCLYQKSYKKLDMIISDFDINGVSSDPKNFQQILEEKDKVVKEHFSIFFSDYQRFRELDDKIEDLGRSRLFKLFKFVKRIIGK; encoded by the coding sequence ATGAAGAAGCTTACCATTATAACAATAAATTTTAATAACGGTTCTGGCTTAAAGCGAACATTTGATTCTGTTTTTGAACAAAGTATGCAGGACTTTGAATATATCGTTATTGATGGTGGTTCTTCAGATAGCAGTAAGCAATTAATTGAACAACGACAGCATCAGATAGATTATTGGGTAAGTGAGTCCGATCGTGGAATTTATCATGCGATGAATAAAGGTATTGCGAAGGCCAGTGGTGAATACATTCTATTCTTAAACAGTGGAGATTCCTTCCATAATGCATCTGTGCTGGCAAATTCTTTTCCATCATTAAAAGATTATGATATCTTGACCGGAGATTTAAATGTTGTTTCTGAAAGCGGTATGTCGCGTGTTTTGATCGCGCCTGAAAGTCTTTCTTTATACTCTTTTTATCGATACTCCTTAGCTCATCAGTCCAGCTTCATCAGGCGCTTATGCTTTAGTGAATTGGGGGGGTATGATGAGGATGTGAAAATTACGGCTGATTGGAAATGGTTTGTTTTGGCAGTGTGCTTATATCAAAAATCTTATAAAAAACTGGATATGATAATTTCTGATTTCGATATTAATGGAGTTAGTTCTGATCCGAAGAATTTTCAACAGATTTTAGAAGAAAAAGATAAAGTCGTTAAGGAACACTTCAGTATTTTCTTTTCAGATTATCAAAGATTTAGAGAGCTTGACGATAAAATAGAAGATCTGGGCCGGAGCCGACTTTTTAAGCTTTTTAAGTTTGTTAAGCGAATTATTGGTAAATGA
- a CDS encoding beta-1,6-N-acetylglucosaminyltransferase gives MKHAYLIIAHQEFEILNYLLASLDDQRNNIFVHIDKKVNDVPKLSCSAAKLVVLEERIDVRWADVSQIEVELLLFKTAYHYAEHAYYHLLSGVDMPLRSQDYIHAFFEKHRGKEFVGFTQAEISKQLERKVKRFHLFPRHFRRENSFLGFTRRFLRSIFLKFQEVTGVYRNRAIDFKKGTNWVSVTHAFVGYLLTYEAQIMQTYQHTFCADEIFLHTLCWHSDFRDCIYDFQSEGRGSQRVIRWKDNQICDWKNGEFEELVNTSFIFARKFNSKNMELVRQVICYVTKVR, from the coding sequence ATGAAGCATGCTTACCTAATAATTGCACATCAAGAATTCGAGATATTAAACTATTTGCTCGCATCACTAGATGATCAACGGAATAATATTTTTGTACACATTGACAAAAAAGTTAACGATGTGCCTAAACTCAGCTGTAGCGCGGCTAAACTAGTCGTATTAGAAGAGCGTATTGATGTGAGGTGGGCCGATGTATCACAGATTGAGGTAGAATTGCTTTTATTTAAAACAGCATATCATTATGCGGAGCATGCCTATTATCACCTTTTATCTGGCGTAGATATGCCGCTGCGATCGCAAGACTATATTCATGCTTTTTTCGAAAAGCACAGGGGCAAAGAGTTTGTTGGGTTTACGCAAGCCGAGATTAGCAAACAGTTGGAAAGAAAAGTGAAACGGTTTCATCTATTTCCGAGACACTTTCGAAGAGAGAATAGTTTTCTTGGTTTTACCCGACGCTTTTTGCGATCAATCTTTCTTAAATTTCAGGAAGTGACGGGTGTGTATCGTAATCGAGCTATTGATTTTAAAAAAGGTACTAATTGGGTGTCCGTAACACATGCTTTTGTCGGATATTTATTGACTTATGAAGCGCAAATAATGCAGACCTATCAACATACCTTTTGTGCGGATGAGATTTTCTTGCATACACTTTGTTGGCATTCTGATTTTCGGGACTGTATTTACGATTTTCAATCGGAAGGGAGGGGGAGTCAACGCGTAATTCGGTGGAAGGATAATCAAATTTGCGATTGGAAAAATGGAGAGTTTGAGGAACTGGTGAACACTTCTTTTATTTTTGCAAGAAAGTTTAATTCTAAGAATATGGAGCTGGTTCGGCAAGTTATTTGTTATGTTACTAAAGTGAGATAA
- a CDS encoding glycosyltransferase: MLSIIISSYQSKYFKSLEENLAQTCGIAYELIQIWNPGTKSIHEAYNEGIRQSQYPFLLFLHEDVRFESTEWGKDLIACFLADDSVGLVGLAGSKVKTKAPSGWYENGAENNIECIRQYDKGKLVSDFSVNLTDQSPETVVSIDGVFIAMRKSAGLTFDERLAGFHNYDLAISVAAKKDHWNIKVIKTIVLTHFSLGSFDRDWLCSAYTFYKLYHTYLPLKEDGAVYSKQLELDNIRLFYHKCFIHREWDIARYFLRDVWKKYPFKPTAFILLAKWILSKKPAPIRK; the protein is encoded by the coding sequence ATGCTTTCTATCATAATATCCTCCTATCAAAGCAAATACTTTAAATCTTTAGAAGAAAACCTCGCGCAAACCTGCGGGATCGCTTACGAACTGATCCAGATTTGGAACCCTGGAACAAAAAGTATCCATGAGGCATATAACGAGGGAATTAGGCAAAGCCAATATCCTTTTCTGCTATTTCTTCATGAAGATGTCAGGTTTGAGAGCACGGAATGGGGGAAAGATTTGATAGCCTGCTTTTTAGCCGATGATAGTGTAGGTTTAGTTGGCTTAGCCGGATCAAAAGTAAAAACGAAAGCGCCATCGGGCTGGTACGAAAATGGGGCGGAAAATAATATAGAGTGCATTCGGCAATATGACAAAGGAAAACTAGTTTCCGATTTTTCGGTAAATTTAACAGATCAATCTCCTGAAACGGTGGTATCTATCGACGGTGTTTTTATAGCGATGCGAAAGTCTGCTGGTTTAACGTTTGATGAACGATTAGCTGGATTTCATAACTACGATCTTGCTATTTCTGTTGCAGCTAAAAAAGATCATTGGAACATCAAAGTGATTAAAACAATTGTATTAACACATTTTTCGTTAGGGAGTTTTGATCGAGATTGGTTATGTTCGGCCTATACATTCTATAAATTATATCATACATACCTGCCGTTGAAAGAAGATGGCGCTGTTTACAGTAAGCAACTTGAGCTCGATAATATTCGTTTGTTTTATCACAAATGCTTTATTCATCGGGAGTGGGATATTGCCCGGTATTTTCTACGGGACGTTTGGAAAAAATATCCGTTCAAACCTACCGCGTTTATACTGTTAGCAAAATGGATACTTTCAAAAAAGCCAGCTCCAATTCGTAAATAA
- a CDS encoding glycosyltransferase family 2 protein: protein MENPDPLVSIIIPVYNAEMTLSICLEALHRQNYTSLEYIFVNDASTDASLSMIQAFAAQFNKSVERHVTIVNHTSNQGVATARNSGLDRATGDFIYYVDADDNIDANAITVMMQKAQETSADIVGFNWFLSFDKNERKMNQPSFSTPWEAIEKILRGVMRWNLWLFIVKRSIYEDHNIRFQPAMNMGEDLMVMIKLLVHANRVTFIDEALYHYRQSNTESLTKVYSQDHMKQVTVNVAEVTKVLYNSSFSDKIGDLIMFLKLNIKLPLLISDRKTNYERWLSWFPEANAYTMQNKALSLRTRIIQFFAAKRMFWALKLYYYLVVRFVYGVIYK, encoded by the coding sequence ATGGAAAATCCAGATCCTTTAGTTTCGATTATTATTCCGGTATATAACGCGGAGATGACCTTATCGATTTGTTTGGAAGCCCTGCATCGCCAGAATTATACATCGCTGGAGTATATCTTTGTGAACGACGCTAGTACAGACGCTAGCTTGTCAATGATTCAGGCTTTTGCTGCTCAGTTTAACAAGAGCGTTGAGCGACATGTAACCATAGTAAATCACACGAGCAATCAAGGGGTAGCAACGGCGCGAAATAGTGGTCTAGACCGCGCAACTGGAGACTTTATCTATTATGTCGATGCGGATGATAATATCGACGCTAATGCGATAACCGTGATGATGCAAAAGGCGCAGGAAACATCAGCAGATATTGTTGGTTTTAATTGGTTTCTAAGTTTTGATAAAAATGAACGTAAGATGAATCAACCCAGCTTTTCTACTCCATGGGAGGCTATTGAAAAGATATTGCGTGGCGTTATGCGCTGGAATCTCTGGCTTTTTATCGTAAAGCGTTCAATTTATGAAGATCATAACATTCGGTTTCAACCAGCAATGAATATGGGCGAGGATTTGATGGTGATGATAAAACTTCTTGTTCACGCTAATCGGGTAACGTTTATTGATGAAGCGCTGTATCATTACAGACAGTCAAATACGGAATCGCTAACCAAAGTTTACTCGCAAGATCATATGAAACAGGTAACCGTCAACGTCGCGGAGGTGACAAAAGTGCTTTACAATAGTTCGTTTTCGGATAAGATAGGTGATCTCATCATGTTTTTGAAACTTAATATTAAGTTGCCATTGCTGATCTCTGATCGTAAGACTAATTACGAGCGTTGGCTTAGTTGGTTTCCAGAAGCTAATGCCTATACAATGCAAAATAAAGCATTATCTTTACGTACGAGAATAATTCAATTTTTCGCAGCAAAGCGAATGTTTTGGGCATTGAAATTATATTATTATCTCGTTGTGCGTTTCGTGTACGGTGTAATTTATAAATAA
- a CDS encoding glycosyltransferase family 8 protein, protein MFENFINNVVKNTQVPLVVAFTPSYFIPVCTCLFSVFANTKYKQMLHVICLLTEDLPEDMRKALIALGEGEVEFSFINLAGQLPADIYIDEKYTIAASYRLLIPELLPTLDKILYIDCDMIFRNDLVELYRSTDLTNNYMAGVFEATLDFQEKNMRAIGCEPGEYINSGLLLMNLKKLREDNMVEKFMSAAKTPGLEFPDQDVINQLCKGKILGLPPYWNSIRTFLLPQYKRAFLKYYRQEDWADVQRKGNVHYTGPKPWNTFTVAFDIWWYWFEKLPSPVKVTASYPKKLHVLSKVYGTLLGKKLVDAVRGIVRNVKSSTA, encoded by the coding sequence ATGTTCGAGAATTTCATAAATAATGTCGTAAAGAATACACAGGTTCCACTAGTTGTTGCCTTCACACCAAGTTATTTTATACCCGTTTGTACATGTCTGTTTTCTGTTTTTGCGAACACAAAATATAAGCAGATGTTACATGTTATTTGTCTGCTTACGGAAGATCTGCCAGAAGATATGCGGAAAGCGTTAATAGCACTAGGAGAGGGTGAAGTCGAGTTTTCTTTTATCAATTTAGCTGGACAGCTGCCGGCTGATATCTATATAGACGAAAAATATACGATTGCAGCATCTTATCGACTATTGATTCCCGAACTGTTGCCCACGCTCGACAAAATTCTGTATATCGATTGCGATATGATCTTCAGGAACGACCTTGTCGAACTCTATCGATCCACTGATTTGACGAACAACTATATGGCGGGCGTTTTTGAAGCGACGTTGGATTTCCAAGAAAAAAATATGCGAGCTATCGGTTGCGAGCCTGGAGAATACATCAATTCGGGTTTGTTGCTCATGAATCTAAAGAAGCTACGCGAAGATAACATGGTGGAAAAATTCATGTCGGCTGCCAAAACTCCCGGTTTGGAGTTTCCAGATCAGGATGTGATTAATCAACTATGTAAAGGGAAAATACTAGGCTTGCCTCCTTACTGGAATAGTATCCGTACGTTTCTGCTGCCGCAATATAAGAGAGCATTTTTGAAATATTACCGGCAGGAAGATTGGGCCGATGTGCAGCGTAAAGGCAATGTGCATTACACCGGACCCAAGCCTTGGAATACTTTTACCGTTGCTTTCGATATTTGGTGGTACTGGTTTGAAAAGTTGCCCTCACCGGTAAAAGTAACGGCTTCTTATCCCAAAAAACTACATGTTTTATCAAAAGTATATGGTACTCTTTTGGGCAAAAAATTAGTTGATGCCGTGCGTGGAATTGTTCGAAACGTTAAAAGTTCAACAGCATGA
- a CDS encoding glycosyltransferase family 2 protein, whose amino-acid sequence MKKQSLSTVSVIVPNYNHAPFLEQRISSILAQTYADFELLILDDCSTDNSRAIIDQYESHPKVSHVVYNQENAGSTFKQWQKGIALAEGEWIWIAESDDWAEPNFLEELMRAVSDQPRVNLAFAQLYLVYEDSAYVSARYEGRALQEKIDGEAFVKEKMLPFLAIWNASQAIFRKSAYYNVSSEYLKYKFCGDWVFWSEVSLQGEVLISGKFLSYFRKHGLDVTSKATKSGLRFKEELNVLIYLNKLLDGFVKQKDIFAFHFSNFYSVRRLLPKASYHEIHSLYKKQLSVQKRIGKQARAILGELWRR is encoded by the coding sequence ATGAAGAAACAATCTTTAAGCACAGTTTCAGTCATCGTTCCGAATTATAACCATGCTCCATTTTTGGAACAACGAATCTCGTCTATTCTGGCGCAAACCTATGCGGATTTCGAACTGCTTATTCTAGATGACTGCTCAACGGATAATAGCCGAGCAATTATCGATCAATATGAATCGCATCCAAAAGTATCCCACGTCGTTTATAACCAGGAAAATGCAGGCAGCACCTTTAAACAATGGCAAAAAGGAATTGCGCTGGCCGAAGGAGAGTGGATTTGGATAGCGGAAAGTGACGACTGGGCCGAGCCAAATTTTTTGGAAGAGCTCATGCGCGCTGTTAGCGATCAACCGAGGGTGAATTTGGCTTTTGCACAACTTTATCTCGTCTACGAAGATAGCGCCTATGTGAGTGCACGTTATGAAGGGCGCGCATTGCAAGAAAAAATAGATGGCGAAGCCTTCGTTAAAGAGAAGATGTTGCCCTTTTTAGCAATTTGGAATGCCAGTCAGGCAATATTTCGCAAATCGGCATATTACAACGTTTCTTCGGAATATCTAAAGTACAAATTTTGTGGCGACTGGGTGTTTTGGAGTGAAGTTAGTTTACAGGGCGAGGTGTTAATTTCTGGTAAATTTCTTTCCTATTTTCGCAAACATGGTCTAGACGTAACGTCGAAAGCAACAAAGTCGGGCTTACGGTTTAAAGAAGAACTAAATGTATTGATATACTTGAATAAACTCTTAGACGGTTTTGTAAAACAAAAAGATATATTTGCCTTTCACTTCAGCAACTTTTACAGCGTACGGAGATTATTGCCTAAAGCAAGCTATCACGAAATTCATAGCTTATACAAGAAACAATTATCTGTACAAAAACGAATAGGAAAGCAGGCGCGAGCAATATTGGGCGAATTATGGAGACGTTAG
- a CDS encoding ABC transporter ATP-binding protein — translation MNTVKQLIKKYFKNFFYFYRYLRYRVFVVIGLTFLFGLMDGFGLSMFLPLFEIAAQSGEKTMSQTEDESGLLRVFEFLHIDFSLVSMLVLMVVFFALKGLFFYIKSIYDAKVARFFIVSTRKNMLQRFSTLSFRHFIKSDVGAIQNLMTNEINNLLYGFREYLTIVQKGVMVIVYMLFAFAMNAEFAILIMVGGLIFNFLFQWIYKFTVTASRKLVGESNDYQGTIIQLVANFKYLKATGFIKGYARKVVKNIESIEAVNYRLSKLGAITGAIREPILILIVATVILLQVYVRESPLSTIIVSLLFFYRALTNLTDLQTTYNYFLGKVGTMENVERFTNELAEGEEANGKIAFTKLESGLDMREIDFAYGSTNILSGVSLHIEKNKTVALVGESGSGKSTLVNIIAGLLPVDGGEYKVNGQSIETYDRYSFQHKIGYIAQDTVIFNASIYDNVTLWADRTAENLLRFNDAIVKSSMNGFVDSLEEKAETLLGNNGINLSGGQKQRISIARELFKNVDILILDEATSALDSETEKNIQKNIDALQGQFTIVIIAHRLATIKNADSIVLLDNGEILGKGTFEELKLTSRKFERMVEMQAI, via the coding sequence GTGAATACAGTAAAGCAGCTGATCAAAAAATATTTTAAGAACTTTTTCTATTTCTACCGTTACTTGCGGTATCGGGTTTTTGTCGTTATCGGGCTCACGTTCCTGTTTGGCTTGATGGACGGATTTGGGTTAAGTATGTTCTTACCATTATTCGAGATTGCCGCTCAAAGTGGAGAAAAGACAATGTCGCAAACAGAAGACGAGAGCGGCTTACTCCGGGTATTTGAATTTTTACATATCGATTTCTCGTTGGTTAGCATGCTTGTCTTGATGGTAGTTTTTTTCGCTTTAAAAGGACTATTCTTTTATATCAAGTCTATCTACGATGCGAAGGTTGCACGGTTCTTTATCGTTAGCACGCGTAAAAATATGCTCCAAAGGTTTTCAACACTTTCATTTCGTCATTTTATAAAGTCTGATGTTGGGGCCATACAAAACCTCATGACAAACGAGATTAACAACCTATTATACGGATTTCGTGAATATTTAACGATAGTACAGAAAGGGGTTATGGTTATCGTTTATATGCTTTTCGCGTTTGCTATGAATGCTGAGTTTGCTATATTGATTATGGTAGGTGGACTTATTTTTAACTTTTTATTCCAGTGGATATATAAGTTCACAGTAACCGCTTCCCGTAAGCTAGTGGGAGAAAGCAACGATTATCAAGGAACCATTATACAATTAGTTGCTAATTTTAAATACCTGAAGGCTACCGGTTTTATAAAGGGTTATGCGCGAAAGGTTGTCAAGAACATCGAATCTATCGAAGCGGTCAATTACCGGTTGAGTAAGTTAGGAGCAATAACCGGAGCTATTCGCGAGCCTATCTTAATTCTCATCGTTGCGACCGTAATTCTATTACAGGTTTACGTCAGAGAAAGTCCGCTCAGTACGATTATCGTTAGCTTACTTTTCTTCTACCGCGCCTTAACAAACCTCACCGATTTGCAAACTACCTACAATTATTTTTTAGGTAAAGTAGGAACGATGGAAAATGTAGAACGGTTTACTAATGAGCTTGCAGAGGGAGAAGAGGCCAATGGAAAGATAGCGTTTACAAAGTTGGAAAGTGGTTTGGATATGAGAGAAATCGATTTTGCTTATGGCAGCACAAATATATTAAGTGGTGTCAGCTTGCATATTGAAAAAAACAAAACGGTGGCTTTGGTTGGAGAATCCGGAAGTGGCAAGTCAACTTTGGTAAATATTATCGCCGGTTTGTTGCCTGTTGATGGGGGGGAGTATAAGGTCAATGGTCAATCTATTGAAACATATGATCGCTATTCTTTTCAACATAAGATAGGTTATATCGCGCAAGATACGGTCATATTCAATGCAAGCATTTACGATAACGTGACGCTTTGGGCGGATCGCACAGCAGAGAATCTTTTGCGTTTTAATGACGCAATAGTTAAATCCTCTATGAATGGCTTTGTTGATTCACTAGAAGAAAAGGCAGAGACGTTGCTTGGTAATAATGGAATTAATTTGAGCGGTGGTCAAAAACAACGAATTTCCATTGCCAGAGAGCTTTTTAAAAATGTAGATATCCTTATTCTGGATGAAGCAACATCGGCTTTGGACTCAGAAACGGAGAAAAATATTCAAAAGAATATTGACGCGTTACAAGGTCAGTTTACAATAGTTATCATTGCGCACCGACTTGCAACGATAAAAAATGCAGACAGTATAGTTTTATTGGATAATGGTGAAATCTTAGGTAAGGGTACTTTTGAGGAGTTAAAACTGACATCACGTAAATTCGAACGCATGGTCGAGATGCAAGCAATTTAA